In Rattus norvegicus strain BN/NHsdMcwi chromosome 1, GRCr8, whole genome shotgun sequence, a genomic segment contains:
- the Pprc1 gene encoding peroxisome proliferator-activated receptor gamma coactivator-related protein 1 isoform X6, with product MAARRGRRDRVAPPPTGGPGPDPGGGVRGGGWASRSQAPHGTVGSVSPAEQVHEEGDDSSFVSLSRLGPSLREKDLEMEELILQDETLLETMQNYMDASLISLIEDFGEQSRLSLEDQNEMSLLTALTEILDNADSENLSPFDTIPDSELLVSPRESSSLHKLLNLSRTPPERDRIPAMDPLGPSAGSSRVEMSLADSPWDFSPPPFLETSSPKLPSWRSSRPRPRWSQSPPPQQRSDGEEEEEVAGFSGQMLDGELDNSVNTLDFPMHLACPEEEDKSGAANVAVSAPGDESISSLSELVRAMHPYCLPNLTQLASLDAELQEQADDLTLPEGCVVLEIVGQAATAGDDLEIPVVVRQIPSGSQSVLLDGSVGTDPALQLLMPAMEPGTEDGVPKVAPCPDQELPLSSACLLEPRDIMESLAPKEPRNLPANASEGSQRVPRKGRKKKKKEQPTACLEGCTRRLRSSSRGQSTVATEVNSQAGNLQKQPQEELQRETAAPQSRGKPRAWARAWAAALEKTGSEDPEDQNAGQDSPAEEDVLELRPKLVETSQADPTLSLNDSARADSIPVNSVEGDSTAVDTAVPVDQASSCTELVGSLSGGPILSSPVLDDRTGVEPAVAIPTSNHLSPADAILANPGTADPAPNGLAPGDPVLVKCRPTDPRRAAAAATAAQGPRPSLEPSDHPKVITPEVKDAGGPLKVEGSTSATTQEARPRPLSLSEYRQRRRQRQIEAEDRNSQPPAGKWPSLPETPKGLADIPCLVPSAPTKKTAPQRSPIAVPETCSVSVGSNPVSPTPEPSASKLMVSTHSEQVSSHEMPLPVRLPPPTLQSMAPAGPTPSTVPTPLPFPPSLPPLLPLPASGPGVPSLPPPPLQPPGLPVSMRQMPPDPYTQYAPVPPWPCYPSVSPSGYSCLPPPPAMPIVSGTPGTYAVPPTCNVPWVPPPAPVSPYSSSSAYGSLGWGPGLQQPPFWSTVSPPPLSSASTGRAVPPPSVEPSNSSAGPPEDTLPVPVTPSLSSRPASPIAPPAEPTKLEAQPVPVSPQPKHKVSPVVQSPQIKVLPTLSAEGVAIGESESERLKPETQENRPREKPISTATKAVLLPKQSTVAKLPAVHPARLRRLSFLPTPRAQGSEDVVQAFISEIGIEASDLSSLLEQFEKSEAKKECPLPAPADSVAVGNSGSIDTPQEKKPLDRLHAPELANVAGLTPPATPPHQLWKPLAAVSLLAKAKSPKSTAQEGTLKPEGITEAKPPAAACLQEGVRGPSPVHVGSGDHDYCVRSRTPPKKMPALVISEMGSRWNVKRHQDITIKPVLSLGSAAPPLPCTTTSQEPLDHRTSSEQADPSAPCFAPSTLLSPEASPCRNEMNTRTPSEPPDKQRSMRCYRKACRSASPPSRGWQGRRGRSSRSVSSGSSRTSEASSSSSVSSSSRSRSRSLSPPNKRWRRSSCSSSGRSRRCSSSSSSSSSSSSSSSSRSRSPSVSPCRRSDRRRRYSSYRSNDHYQRQRVLQKERAIEERRVVFIGKIPGRMTRSELKQRFSVFGEIEECTIHFRVQGDNYGFVTYRYAEEAFAAIESGHKLRQADEQPFDLCFGGRRQFCKRSYSDLDSNREDFDPAPVKSKFDSLDFDTLLKQAQKNLRR from the exons ATGGCGGCGCGCCGGGGACGGAGAGACCGAGTCGCGCCGCCTCCGACTGGGGGCCCGGGTCCTGACCCTGGCGGTGGAGTGCGCGGCGGCGGTTGGGCGAGTCGAAGTCAAGCGCCGCATGGGACCGTGGGCTCCGTGAGCCCGGCGGAGCAG GTCCATGAGGAAGGAGATGACTCTAGCTTTGTCAGTCTTTCTCGACTGGGCCCATCTCTAAGGGAGAAAGACCTGGAAATGGAGGAACTGATACTGCAGGATGAGACACTACTAGAGACCATGCAGAACTACATGGACGCCTCCCTTATATCCCTCATTGAGGATTTTGGAGAG CAGAGCAGGCTATCTTTGGAGGACCAGAATGAGATGTCGCTGCTCACAGCTCTGACGGAGATCTTGGACAATGCAGATTCTGAGAACCTGTCCCCGTTTGATACCATTCCTGATTCAGAGCTGCTCGTGTCTCCTCGGGAGAGCTCCTCT cTGCACAAGCTGCTCAATCTCTCTCGGACACCTCCAGAACGTGACCGCATCCCCGCAATGGACCCTTTGGGGCCCAGCGCAGGAAGTAGTCGG GTTGAGATGTCCCTTGCAGATTCTCCGTGGGACTTCTCTCCACCTCCTTTCTTGGAAACTTCTTCCCCTAAGCTGCCTAGCTGGAGATCCTCAAGACCAAGACCTCGATGGAGTCAGTCTCCTCCTCCCCAGCAGCGCAgtgatggagaggaggaggaagaggttgcCGGCTTCAGTGGTCAGATGCTTGATGGCGAACTTGACAACTCGGTGAATACCTTGGATTTCCCCATGCACCTGGCATGCCCTGAGGAAGAAGACAAGTCAGGGGCAGCAAATGTGGCAGTGTCAGCACCTGGTGACGAGAGCATCTCCTCCTTGAGTGAGCTGGTACGGGCCATGCACCCCTACTGCTTACCCAACCTCACCCAGTTGGCATCACTTGACGCTGAGCTTCAGGAGCAGGCTGATGATCTGACACTGCCTGAGGGttgtgtggtgctggagattgTGGGCCAGGCAGCCACAGCTGGTGATGACCTGGAGATCCCAGTGGTCGTGCGGCAGATTCCTTCAGGATCCCAGTCTGTGCTCCTAGATGGGTCTGTAGGGACTGATCCTGCCTTGCAGCTACTCATGCCCGCCATGGAGCCTGGAACAGAAGATGGTGTGCCTAAAGTCGCTCCTTGCCCTGATCAAGAATTACCACTGAGCTCTGCCTGCTTATTGGAGCCCAGGGACATCATGGAGTCATTGGCCCCCAAGGAGCCTCGGAACCTACCTGCCAATGCAAGTGAGGGTTCTCAGAGAGTTCCCAGAAAGggtaggaagaagaagaagaaggagcagCCAACAGCCTGTTTGGAAGGCTGTACCAGGAGGCTGAGGTCATCTTCTCGTGGACAGTCTACTGTGGCTACAGAGGTGAACTCTCAGGCAGGCAACTTACAGAAACAGCCTCAGGAAGAGCTTCAGAGAGAGACTGCGGCCCCTCAGAGCAGAGGGAAGCCACGGGCTTGGGCTCGGGCCTGGGCAGCTGCCTTGGAGAAAACTGGGTCTGAAGACCCAGAGGACCAGAATGCAGGACAGGATAGTCCTGCTGAGGAAGATGTTCTAGAACTCCGTCCTAAGCTGGTGGAGACTAGCCAAGCCGACCCCACGCTCTCACTAAACGACTCTGCTCGAGCTGACTCCATCCCAGTTAACTCTGTTGAAGGTGACTCCACTGCAGTGGACACTGCTGTACCTGTTGACCAGGCTTCATCTTGTACAGAGCTGGTTGGTTCTCTCTCAGGAGGCCCAATTCTGAGTAGCCCAGTCCTAGATGACAGGACAGGAGTTGAACCTGCAGTGGCTATTCCCACTTCAAATCACTTGTCTCCAGCTGATGCTATCCTAGCTAACCCAGGGACAGCTGACCCTGCTCCAAATGGCCTGGCTCCAGGAGATCCTGTGCTAGTTAAGTGCAGACCAACTGATCCTAGACGTGcagctgctgctgccactgctgctcaGGGGCCTCGTCCTTCCCTAGAGCCCTCAGACCATCCTAAGGTCATCACCCCTGAAGTCAAGGATGCTGGAGGTCCTCTGAAGGTGGAAGGTAGTACCAGTGCTACAACCCAGGAAGCCAGACCTCGGCCCCTCAGCCTATCTGAGTACCGTCAACGACGGCGGCAACGGCAAATAGAAGCAGAAGACAGGAATTCTCAGCCCCCAGCTGGAAAGTGGCCAAGTCTCCCAGAGACGCCCAAAGGGCTGGCAGATATCCCTTGTCTTGTTCCATCAGCCCCAACCAAGAAGACAGCCCCACAGAGAAGCCCTATAGCTGTACCAGAGACTTGTTCTGTATCTGTGGGTTCTAACCCTGTTTCCCCTACTCCTGAGCCATCTGCAAGCAAACTTATGGTTTCAACTCACTCTGAACAGGTGTCATCTCATGAGATGCCACTTCCAGTTAGACTTCCCCCTCCTACATTGCAGTCTATGGCTCCTGCTGGGCCCACCCCTTCTACAGTGCCCACGCCATTGCCTTTCCCTCCGAGCttacctcctctgcttcctcttcctgcaAGTGGTCCTGGTGTCCCCAGCCTGCCCCCACCTCCTTTGCAACCTCCTGGACTTCCAGTATCAATGAGACAAATGCCACCTGACCCCTATACTCAGTATGCCCCTGTGCCGCCCTGGCCTTGTTACCCCTCTGTATCTCCTTCTGGCTATTCTTGTCTGCCCCCACCACCAGCGATGCCCATAGTGTCGGGTACCCCTGGTACCTATGCTGTACCCCCAACTTGCAATGTGCCTTGGGTACCCCCTCCTGCACCAGTCTCACCTTATAGCTCCAGCTCTGCCTATGGGTCCCTTGGGTGGGGCCCAGGGTTGCAACAGCCTCCCTTTTGGTCTACTGTTTCTCCACCTCCATTGTCTTCAGCCTCTACTGGTAGAGCTGTTCCCCCACCCAGTGTGGAACCCAGTAACAGTTCAGCTGGTCCTCCGGAAGATACACTTCCTGTGCCAGTGACCCCTTCCCTGAGCTCTCGGCCAGCCAGCCCCATAGCTCCACCAGCAGAACCTACGAAGCTGGAGGCTCAGCCAGTGCCTGTCTCTCCCCAACCGAAACACAAAGTGTCCCCTGTGGTACAGAGTCCCCAGATCAAGGTTCTACCAACTCTGTCTGCTGAGGGCGTGGCTATTGGGGAATCTGAATCAGAGAGGCTAAAGCCGGAGACCCAGGAGAACAGACCAAGGGAGAAGCCTATCTCTACGGCTACGAAGGCTGTTCTGTTACCAAAGCAGAGCACTGTCGCAAAACTGCCTGCCGTCCATCCAGCCCGGCTAAGGAGGCTGTCCTTCCTGCCCACCCCACGTGCTCAGGGTTCTGAGGATGTGGTGCAGGCATTCATCAGTGAGATTG GGATTGAAGCATCAGACCTGTCCAGTCTGTTGGAGCAGTTTGAGAAATCAGAAG CCAAAAAGGAGTGTCCTCTCCCGGCTCCTGCTGACAGCGTGGCTGTAGGAAACTCAGG CAGCATTGACACTCCCCAGGAGAAGAAACCCCTAGACCGGTTACACGCCCCAGAACTGGCCAACGTGGCAG gGCTCACCCCGCCAGCTACCCCTCCCCACCAGTTATGGAAACCCCTGGCTGCTGTCTCACTGTTGGCCAAAGCCAAATCTCCTAAATCTACTGCCCAAGAGGGAACCCTGAAGCCTGAAGGAATTACAGAGGCCAAACCTCCAGCTGCAGCCTGCCTCCAAGAAGGGGTCCGTGGCCCTAGTCCAgtccatgtgggctctggggaccaTGACTATTGTGTCCGAAGCAGGACACCCCCAAAAAAGATGCCTGCCCTAGTCATTTCAGAGATGGGCTCTCGATGGAATGTCAAGCGCCATCAGGACATCACTATCAAACCTGTCTTGTCATTGGGCTCAGCTGCCCCCCCACTCCCATGCACAACCACTTCCCAGGAACCGCTTGATCACAGGACTAGCAGTGAGCAGGCAGATCCGTCAGCGCCTTGTTTTGCCCCATCCACCTTGCTGTCTCCTGAGGCCTCACCCTGCCGGAATGAAATGAACACTAGGACTCCCTCTGAGCCCCCAGACAAGCAGCGGTCAATGCGCTGTTACCGAAAAGCCTGCAGATCAGCCAGCCCCCCAAGTCGGGGCTGGCAAGGCCGCCGTGGCCGTAGCAGCCGTTCTGTCAGCTCTGGGTCCAGCCGGACCAGTGAAGCATCCTCATCCTCATCGGTGTCTTCCTCATCCCGGTCCCGGTCCAGGTCCCTCTCCCCCCCAAACAAGAGGTGGCGAAG GTCCAGCTGCAGTTCCTCTGGACGGTCCAGAAgatgttcctcctcttcctcttcttcctcctcctcatcttcatcaTCCAGTTCCAGAAGCCGGTCTCCCTCTGTGTCCCCTTGCAGGAGAAGTGACCGGAGGCGGCG GTACAGCTCTTACCGTTCAAATGACCATTACCAAAGGCAGAGAGTACTGCAGAAGGAGCGTGCAATA GAAGAGAGAAGGGTGGTCTTCATTGGGAAAATACCTGGCCGCATGACTCGGTCGGAGCTGAAGCAGAGGTTCTCTGTTTTTGGAGAGATTGAGGAGTGTACCATTCATTTTCGTGTCCAAGG TGACAACTATGGTTTCGTCACTTACCGGTATGCTGAAGAGGCATTTGCAGCCATTGAGAGTGGCCACAAGTTGCGGCAGGCAGACGAGCAGCCCTTTGATCTCTGCTTTGGGGGCCGAAGGCAGTTCTGCAAGAGGAGTTACTCTGATCTTG ACTCCAATCGGGAAGACTTTGATCCTGCTCCTGTCAAGAGCAAATTCGATTCTCTTGACTTTGATACTTTGTTGAAACAGGCCCAGAAGAACCTAAGGAGGTAA
- the Pprc1 gene encoding peroxisome proliferator-activated receptor gamma coactivator-related protein 1 isoform X4, whose amino-acid sequence MAARRGRRDRVAPPPTGGPGPDPGGGVRGGGWASRSQAPHGTVGSVSPAEQVHEEGDDSSFVSLSRLGPSLREKDLEMEELILQDETLLETMQNYMDASLISLIEDFGEQSRLSLEDQNEMSLLTALTEILDNADSENLSPFDTIPDSELLVSPRESSSLHKLLNLSRTPPERDRIPAMDPLGPSAGSSRVSGVEMSLADSPWDFSPPPFLETSSPKLPSWRSSRPRPRWSQSPPPQQRSDGEEEEEVAGFSGQMLDGELDNSVNTLDFPMHLACPEEEDKSGAANVAVSAPGDESISSLSELVRAMHPYCLPNLTQLASLDAELQEQADDLTLPEGCVVLEIVGQAATAGDDLEIPVVVRQIPSGSQSVLLDGSVGTDPALQLLMPAMEPGTEDGVPKVAPCPDQELPLSSACLLEPRDIMESLAPKEPRNLPANASEGSQRVPRKGRKKKKKEQPTACLEGCTRRLRSSSRGQSTVATEVNSQAGNLQKQPQEELQRETAAPQSRGKPRAWARAWAAALEKTGSEDPEDQNAGQDSPAEEDVLELRPKLVETSQADPTLSLNDSARADSIPVNSVEGDSTAVDTAVPVDQASSCTELVGSLSGGPILSSPVLDDRTGVEPAVAIPTSNHLSPADAILANPGTADPAPNGLAPGDPVLVKCRPTDPRRAAAAATAAQGPRPSLEPSDHPKVITPEVKDAGGPLKVEGSTSATTQEARPRPLSLSEYRQRRRQRQIEAEDRNSQPPAGKWPSLPETPKGLADIPCLVPSAPTKKTAPQRSPIAVPETCSVSVGSNPVSPTPEPSASKLMVSTHSEQVSSHEMPLPVRLPPPTLQSMAPAGPTPSTVPTPLPFPPSLPPLLPLPASGPGVPSLPPPPLQPPGLPVSMRQMPPDPYTQYAPVPPWPCYPSVSPSGYSCLPPPPAMPIVSGTPGTYAVPPTCNVPWVPPPAPVSPYSSSSAYGSLGWGPGLQQPPFWSTVSPPPLSSASTGRAVPPPSVEPSNSSAGPPEDTLPVPVTPSLSSRPASPIAPPAEPTKLEAQPVPVSPQPKHKVSPVVQSPQIKVLPTLSAEGVAIGESESERLKPETQENRPREKPISTATKAVLLPKQSTVAKLPAVHPARLRRLSFLPTPRAQGSEDVVQAFISEIGIEASDLSSLLEQFEKSEAKKECPLPAPADSVAVGNSGSIDTPQEKKPLDRLHAPELANVAGLTPPATPPHQLWKPLAAVSLLAKAKSPKSTAQEGTLKPEGITEAKPPAAACLQEGVRGPSPVHVGSGDHDYCVRSRTPPKKMPALVISEMGSRWNVKRHQDITIKPVLSLGSAAPPLPCTTTSQEPLDHRTSSEQADPSAPCFAPSTLLSPEASPCRNEMNTRTPSEPPDKQRSMRCYRKACRSASPPSRGWQGRRGRSSRSVSSGSSRTSEASSSSSVSSSSRSRSRSLSPPNKRWRRSSCSSSGRSRRCSSSSSSSSSSSSSSSSRSRSPSVSPCRRSDRRRRSYRSNDHYQRQRVLQKERAIEERRVVFIGKIPGRMTRSELKQRFSVFGEIEECTIHFRVQGDNYGFVTYRYAEEAFAAIESGHKLRQADEQPFDLCFGGRRQFCKRSYSDLDSNREDFDPAPVKSKFDSLDFDTLLKQAQKNLRR is encoded by the exons ATGGCGGCGCGCCGGGGACGGAGAGACCGAGTCGCGCCGCCTCCGACTGGGGGCCCGGGTCCTGACCCTGGCGGTGGAGTGCGCGGCGGCGGTTGGGCGAGTCGAAGTCAAGCGCCGCATGGGACCGTGGGCTCCGTGAGCCCGGCGGAGCAG GTCCATGAGGAAGGAGATGACTCTAGCTTTGTCAGTCTTTCTCGACTGGGCCCATCTCTAAGGGAGAAAGACCTGGAAATGGAGGAACTGATACTGCAGGATGAGACACTACTAGAGACCATGCAGAACTACATGGACGCCTCCCTTATATCCCTCATTGAGGATTTTGGAGAG CAGAGCAGGCTATCTTTGGAGGACCAGAATGAGATGTCGCTGCTCACAGCTCTGACGGAGATCTTGGACAATGCAGATTCTGAGAACCTGTCCCCGTTTGATACCATTCCTGATTCAGAGCTGCTCGTGTCTCCTCGGGAGAGCTCCTCT cTGCACAAGCTGCTCAATCTCTCTCGGACACCTCCAGAACGTGACCGCATCCCCGCAATGGACCCTTTGGGGCCCAGCGCAGGAAGTAGTCGGGTGAGTGGG GTTGAGATGTCCCTTGCAGATTCTCCGTGGGACTTCTCTCCACCTCCTTTCTTGGAAACTTCTTCCCCTAAGCTGCCTAGCTGGAGATCCTCAAGACCAAGACCTCGATGGAGTCAGTCTCCTCCTCCCCAGCAGCGCAgtgatggagaggaggaggaagaggttgcCGGCTTCAGTGGTCAGATGCTTGATGGCGAACTTGACAACTCGGTGAATACCTTGGATTTCCCCATGCACCTGGCATGCCCTGAGGAAGAAGACAAGTCAGGGGCAGCAAATGTGGCAGTGTCAGCACCTGGTGACGAGAGCATCTCCTCCTTGAGTGAGCTGGTACGGGCCATGCACCCCTACTGCTTACCCAACCTCACCCAGTTGGCATCACTTGACGCTGAGCTTCAGGAGCAGGCTGATGATCTGACACTGCCTGAGGGttgtgtggtgctggagattgTGGGCCAGGCAGCCACAGCTGGTGATGACCTGGAGATCCCAGTGGTCGTGCGGCAGATTCCTTCAGGATCCCAGTCTGTGCTCCTAGATGGGTCTGTAGGGACTGATCCTGCCTTGCAGCTACTCATGCCCGCCATGGAGCCTGGAACAGAAGATGGTGTGCCTAAAGTCGCTCCTTGCCCTGATCAAGAATTACCACTGAGCTCTGCCTGCTTATTGGAGCCCAGGGACATCATGGAGTCATTGGCCCCCAAGGAGCCTCGGAACCTACCTGCCAATGCAAGTGAGGGTTCTCAGAGAGTTCCCAGAAAGggtaggaagaagaagaagaaggagcagCCAACAGCCTGTTTGGAAGGCTGTACCAGGAGGCTGAGGTCATCTTCTCGTGGACAGTCTACTGTGGCTACAGAGGTGAACTCTCAGGCAGGCAACTTACAGAAACAGCCTCAGGAAGAGCTTCAGAGAGAGACTGCGGCCCCTCAGAGCAGAGGGAAGCCACGGGCTTGGGCTCGGGCCTGGGCAGCTGCCTTGGAGAAAACTGGGTCTGAAGACCCAGAGGACCAGAATGCAGGACAGGATAGTCCTGCTGAGGAAGATGTTCTAGAACTCCGTCCTAAGCTGGTGGAGACTAGCCAAGCCGACCCCACGCTCTCACTAAACGACTCTGCTCGAGCTGACTCCATCCCAGTTAACTCTGTTGAAGGTGACTCCACTGCAGTGGACACTGCTGTACCTGTTGACCAGGCTTCATCTTGTACAGAGCTGGTTGGTTCTCTCTCAGGAGGCCCAATTCTGAGTAGCCCAGTCCTAGATGACAGGACAGGAGTTGAACCTGCAGTGGCTATTCCCACTTCAAATCACTTGTCTCCAGCTGATGCTATCCTAGCTAACCCAGGGACAGCTGACCCTGCTCCAAATGGCCTGGCTCCAGGAGATCCTGTGCTAGTTAAGTGCAGACCAACTGATCCTAGACGTGcagctgctgctgccactgctgctcaGGGGCCTCGTCCTTCCCTAGAGCCCTCAGACCATCCTAAGGTCATCACCCCTGAAGTCAAGGATGCTGGAGGTCCTCTGAAGGTGGAAGGTAGTACCAGTGCTACAACCCAGGAAGCCAGACCTCGGCCCCTCAGCCTATCTGAGTACCGTCAACGACGGCGGCAACGGCAAATAGAAGCAGAAGACAGGAATTCTCAGCCCCCAGCTGGAAAGTGGCCAAGTCTCCCAGAGACGCCCAAAGGGCTGGCAGATATCCCTTGTCTTGTTCCATCAGCCCCAACCAAGAAGACAGCCCCACAGAGAAGCCCTATAGCTGTACCAGAGACTTGTTCTGTATCTGTGGGTTCTAACCCTGTTTCCCCTACTCCTGAGCCATCTGCAAGCAAACTTATGGTTTCAACTCACTCTGAACAGGTGTCATCTCATGAGATGCCACTTCCAGTTAGACTTCCCCCTCCTACATTGCAGTCTATGGCTCCTGCTGGGCCCACCCCTTCTACAGTGCCCACGCCATTGCCTTTCCCTCCGAGCttacctcctctgcttcctcttcctgcaAGTGGTCCTGGTGTCCCCAGCCTGCCCCCACCTCCTTTGCAACCTCCTGGACTTCCAGTATCAATGAGACAAATGCCACCTGACCCCTATACTCAGTATGCCCCTGTGCCGCCCTGGCCTTGTTACCCCTCTGTATCTCCTTCTGGCTATTCTTGTCTGCCCCCACCACCAGCGATGCCCATAGTGTCGGGTACCCCTGGTACCTATGCTGTACCCCCAACTTGCAATGTGCCTTGGGTACCCCCTCCTGCACCAGTCTCACCTTATAGCTCCAGCTCTGCCTATGGGTCCCTTGGGTGGGGCCCAGGGTTGCAACAGCCTCCCTTTTGGTCTACTGTTTCTCCACCTCCATTGTCTTCAGCCTCTACTGGTAGAGCTGTTCCCCCACCCAGTGTGGAACCCAGTAACAGTTCAGCTGGTCCTCCGGAAGATACACTTCCTGTGCCAGTGACCCCTTCCCTGAGCTCTCGGCCAGCCAGCCCCATAGCTCCACCAGCAGAACCTACGAAGCTGGAGGCTCAGCCAGTGCCTGTCTCTCCCCAACCGAAACACAAAGTGTCCCCTGTGGTACAGAGTCCCCAGATCAAGGTTCTACCAACTCTGTCTGCTGAGGGCGTGGCTATTGGGGAATCTGAATCAGAGAGGCTAAAGCCGGAGACCCAGGAGAACAGACCAAGGGAGAAGCCTATCTCTACGGCTACGAAGGCTGTTCTGTTACCAAAGCAGAGCACTGTCGCAAAACTGCCTGCCGTCCATCCAGCCCGGCTAAGGAGGCTGTCCTTCCTGCCCACCCCACGTGCTCAGGGTTCTGAGGATGTGGTGCAGGCATTCATCAGTGAGATTG GGATTGAAGCATCAGACCTGTCCAGTCTGTTGGAGCAGTTTGAGAAATCAGAAG CCAAAAAGGAGTGTCCTCTCCCGGCTCCTGCTGACAGCGTGGCTGTAGGAAACTCAGG CAGCATTGACACTCCCCAGGAGAAGAAACCCCTAGACCGGTTACACGCCCCAGAACTGGCCAACGTGGCAG gGCTCACCCCGCCAGCTACCCCTCCCCACCAGTTATGGAAACCCCTGGCTGCTGTCTCACTGTTGGCCAAAGCCAAATCTCCTAAATCTACTGCCCAAGAGGGAACCCTGAAGCCTGAAGGAATTACAGAGGCCAAACCTCCAGCTGCAGCCTGCCTCCAAGAAGGGGTCCGTGGCCCTAGTCCAgtccatgtgggctctggggaccaTGACTATTGTGTCCGAAGCAGGACACCCCCAAAAAAGATGCCTGCCCTAGTCATTTCAGAGATGGGCTCTCGATGGAATGTCAAGCGCCATCAGGACATCACTATCAAACCTGTCTTGTCATTGGGCTCAGCTGCCCCCCCACTCCCATGCACAACCACTTCCCAGGAACCGCTTGATCACAGGACTAGCAGTGAGCAGGCAGATCCGTCAGCGCCTTGTTTTGCCCCATCCACCTTGCTGTCTCCTGAGGCCTCACCCTGCCGGAATGAAATGAACACTAGGACTCCCTCTGAGCCCCCAGACAAGCAGCGGTCAATGCGCTGTTACCGAAAAGCCTGCAGATCAGCCAGCCCCCCAAGTCGGGGCTGGCAAGGCCGCCGTGGCCGTAGCAGCCGTTCTGTCAGCTCTGGGTCCAGCCGGACCAGTGAAGCATCCTCATCCTCATCGGTGTCTTCCTCATCCCGGTCCCGGTCCAGGTCCCTCTCCCCCCCAAACAAGAGGTGGCGAAG GTCCAGCTGCAGTTCCTCTGGACGGTCCAGAAgatgttcctcctcttcctcttcttcctcctcctcatcttcatcaTCCAGTTCCAGAAGCCGGTCTCCCTCTGTGTCCCCTTGCAGGAGAAGTGACCGGAGGCGGCG CTCTTACCGTTCAAATGACCATTACCAAAGGCAGAGAGTACTGCAGAAGGAGCGTGCAATA GAAGAGAGAAGGGTGGTCTTCATTGGGAAAATACCTGGCCGCATGACTCGGTCGGAGCTGAAGCAGAGGTTCTCTGTTTTTGGAGAGATTGAGGAGTGTACCATTCATTTTCGTGTCCAAGG TGACAACTATGGTTTCGTCACTTACCGGTATGCTGAAGAGGCATTTGCAGCCATTGAGAGTGGCCACAAGTTGCGGCAGGCAGACGAGCAGCCCTTTGATCTCTGCTTTGGGGGCCGAAGGCAGTTCTGCAAGAGGAGTTACTCTGATCTTG ACTCCAATCGGGAAGACTTTGATCCTGCTCCTGTCAAGAGCAAATTCGATTCTCTTGACTTTGATACTTTGTTGAAACAGGCCCAGAAGAACCTAAGGAGGTAA